In the genome of Desulfuromonas sp. DDH964, one region contains:
- the resB gene encoding cytochrome c biogenesis protein ResB, whose amino-acid sequence MSSKKTNIIDAIWDFFCSLKLTIATLILLAITSIIGTVVQQGKSPQEYLQEYSETTYRVLSALNFTDMYHSWWFLGLLEIFALNLIACSIKRFPKVWKTVHEPVLAPAESFYRTLPNSEEVVVKGEGIEALRERAAALLGKAFATPVVTAGEEGEVHLFAQKMPWARFGVYVTHLSIIIIFVGAIIGSLWGYKAFVNIVEGTATDKVWARGASEPIDLGFQVRCDDFSVSFYGGGGGGRPKEFKSVLTVIDGGKTVVDQRPIIVNDPLTYKGITFYQSSYGPTGEPTIKLRVKVRASGEVKELAGRQGQRLMLPGGGSVRVVDSTEAFQDFGPAARIEVTPPQGEARSFVVLKAFPEFDAQRGGDYIFSLLDMEQRYYTGLQVAKDPGVWVVWLGCAMLVLGSMTAFFLSHRRIWVTLLPLAGGKVGVKIGGSAHRNQPAFEIFFDDLKKQFRDELK is encoded by the coding sequence TTGAGTAGCAAAAAAACCAACATCATTGACGCCATCTGGGATTTTTTCTGTTCCCTGAAGCTGACCATCGCCACCCTGATCCTGCTCGCCATCACCTCGATCATCGGCACCGTGGTGCAGCAGGGGAAATCGCCGCAGGAGTATCTGCAGGAGTACAGCGAGACCACCTACCGGGTGCTGAGCGCGCTCAACTTCACCGACATGTACCACTCCTGGTGGTTCCTCGGCCTGCTCGAAATTTTTGCCCTCAACCTCATCGCCTGCTCGATCAAGCGCTTTCCCAAGGTCTGGAAGACGGTCCACGAACCGGTCCTGGCCCCCGCCGAAAGCTTTTACCGCACCCTGCCCAACAGCGAAGAGGTGGTGGTCAAGGGAGAGGGGATCGAGGCGCTGCGCGAGCGCGCCGCCGCCCTGCTCGGCAAGGCTTTCGCCACCCCGGTGGTCACCGCCGGGGAAGAGGGGGAGGTTCACCTCTTTGCGCAAAAAATGCCCTGGGCCCGCTTCGGGGTCTACGTCACCCACCTCTCGATCATCATCATCTTTGTCGGCGCCATCATCGGCTCGCTCTGGGGCTACAAGGCCTTCGTCAACATCGTCGAAGGGACCGCCACCGACAAGGTCTGGGCGCGAGGGGCGAGCGAACCGATCGACCTCGGCTTCCAGGTGCGCTGCGACGACTTTTCGGTCTCCTTCTACGGCGGCGGCGGGGGCGGCCGGCCCAAGGAGTTCAAGAGCGTGCTGACGGTCATCGACGGCGGCAAGACCGTGGTCGACCAGCGGCCGATCATCGTCAACGACCCGCTCACCTACAAGGGGATCACCTTTTACCAGTCGAGCTACGGGCCGACCGGCGAGCCGACCATCAAGCTGCGGGTCAAGGTCCGCGCCAGCGGCGAGGTGAAGGAGCTCGCCGGGCGCCAGGGGCAGCGGCTGATGTTGCCCGGCGGCGGCAGCGTGCGGGTCGTCGACTCGACCGAGGCGTTCCAGGATTTCGGCCCGGCGGCGCGCATCGAAGTGACTCCGCCCCAGGGCGAGGCCCGCTCCTTCGTCGTCCTCAAGGCGTTTCCCGAGTTCGACGCCCAGCGCGGCGGCGACTACATCTTCAGCCTGCTCGACATGGAGCAGCGCTACTACACCGGGCTGCAGGTCGCCAAGGACCCGGGGGTGTGGGTAGTCTGGCTCGGCTGCGCGATGCTGGTGCTCGGCTCGATGACCGCCTTCTTCCTCTCCCATCGGCGCATCTGGGTCACCCTGCTCCCCCTCGCCGGCGGCAAGGTCGGGGTCAAGATCGGCGGCAGCGCCCATCGCAACCAGCCGGCCTTCGAGATCTTCTTTGACGACCTCAAGAAGCAGTTTCGCGACGAACTCAAGTAG
- the mce gene encoding methylmalonyl-CoA epimerase, with protein sequence MTGKINHIGIAVKSLEASLPFYRDILGMKFEGTEEVAEQKVRVAFLAVGESRIELLEPTAEDSPVARFLEKNGEGIHHLAYQVEDLAAALARLKEQGVRLVDEVPRRGAHGTRIAFLHPKASGGVLTELCEAAPH encoded by the coding sequence TTGACCGGTAAGATCAATCACATCGGCATCGCCGTTAAAAGTCTCGAAGCCAGTCTCCCCTTTTACCGGGATATTCTCGGGATGAAATTCGAAGGGACTGAAGAAGTCGCCGAGCAGAAGGTACGGGTGGCGTTTCTGGCAGTGGGAGAGAGCCGCATTGAACTGCTGGAGCCGACCGCCGAGGATTCCCCGGTGGCCCGCTTTCTGGAAAAGAACGGCGAAGGGATTCACCACCTCGCCTACCAGGTGGAGGACCTCGCCGCGGCCCTCGCCCGCTTGAAAGAGCAGGGGGTGCGCTTGGTCGATGAGGTCCCGCGCCGCGGGGCTCACGGCACGCGCATTGCCTTTTTGCACCCGAAAGCGAGCGGTGGCGTGCTGACCGAACTCTGCGAGGCGGCCCCTCACTGA
- the meaB gene encoding methylmalonyl Co-A mutase-associated GTPase MeaB, translated as MTKLHDIVAGVKAGQLRALAKAITLIESRNLDHSLVATTLLDELLPASGGAIRLGISGVPGVGKSTFIEALGLHLTWAGHKVAVLAVDPTSQLSGGSILGDKTRMEELSRDPRAFIRPSPSGDTLGGVARKTRETMLLCEAAGYDVIIVETVGVGQSEITVASMVDFFLLLQLPGAGDELQGIKKGVMEIADAIVINKAEGENRPRAELAARQYLNALHLLKPKSANWQIPVLLCSALRGEGIAEVWQAVLACRKAWEKSGELIRKRQLQATDWMWTLLMNDLKDLFLRDPQVESLVGPIQEAVASGVTTPSAASRRLLEVFKRGR; from the coding sequence GTGACCAAGCTTCACGACATCGTAGCCGGAGTCAAGGCGGGCCAACTGCGTGCCCTGGCCAAGGCGATCACCCTGATCGAGAGTCGCAACCTCGACCATTCCCTGGTGGCCACCACCCTGCTCGACGAACTGCTCCCCGCCTCCGGCGGCGCCATCCGTCTCGGCATCTCCGGCGTCCCCGGGGTTGGCAAGAGTACCTTCATCGAGGCCCTCGGCCTTCATCTGACCTGGGCCGGCCACAAGGTTGCGGTCCTGGCGGTCGATCCGACTTCCCAGCTTTCCGGTGGCAGCATCCTCGGCGACAAGACCCGCATGGAGGAACTTTCCCGCGATCCCCGCGCCTTTATCCGGCCGTCCCCTTCCGGCGATACCCTCGGCGGGGTGGCGCGCAAGACCCGGGAAACGATGCTCCTTTGCGAGGCCGCCGGCTATGACGTGATCATCGTTGAAACGGTGGGGGTCGGGCAGTCGGAGATTACCGTTGCCTCGATGGTCGACTTTTTCCTCTTGCTGCAGCTTCCGGGAGCAGGCGACGAGCTGCAGGGGATCAAGAAGGGGGTCATGGAGATTGCCGATGCCATCGTCATCAACAAGGCCGAGGGGGAGAACCGACCCCGGGCCGAACTTGCTGCCCGGCAATATCTGAATGCGCTTCACCTGCTCAAGCCGAAGAGCGCCAACTGGCAAATCCCGGTGCTCCTCTGCAGCGCTTTGCGGGGCGAGGGGATCGCGGAAGTCTGGCAGGCGGTGCTGGCTTGCCGCAAAGCCTGGGAGAAAAGCGGTGAACTGATCCGCAAACGCCAATTGCAGGCCACCGACTGGATGTGGACCCTGCTGATGAATGACCTCAAGGATCTTTTCCTGCGGGATCCCCAGGTCGAGTCCCTGGTCGGGCCGATCCAGGAAGCGGTCGCCAGTGGCGTCACCACCCCTTCGGCCGCATCCCGGCGCTTGCTGGAGGTTTTCAAGCGCGGTCGCTGA
- the scpA gene encoding methylmalonyl-CoA mutase, with amino-acid sequence MSETKPRTTADWEAAVKKEIKSEDLSRLDWETPEGIRVKPLYTRRDTEGMATADTLPGFPPFVRGPMASMYAGRPWTVRQYAGFSTAEESNAFYKRNLAAGQQGLSVAFDLATHRGYDSDHPRVVGDVGKAGVAIDSILDMKILFDSIPLDKVSVSMTMNGAVLPILAMYIVAAEEQGVAQDQLAGTIQNDILKEFMVRNTYIYPPEPSMRIISDIIAYTSEQMPRFNSISISGYHIQEAGANNALELAFTLADGLEYVRAALARGLDIDAFAPRLSFFFAIGMNFFMEAAKLRAARYLWTRLIEQFNPKNPKSLMLRTHCQTSGWSLTEQDPYNNVIRTTLEALAAVLGGTQSLHTNALDEAIALPTDHSARIARNTQLIIQEESGVTKVVDPLGGSYYVESLTKALIDEAQKILDEIEGLGGMTKAIESGMPKLRIEESAAKKQAAIDSGRDVIVGVNKYRLAKEDPIEVLDIDNTAVREAQVARLAQLRKGRDEAACQKALAAITAACENKEANLLGLCIDAARKRASVGEISDAMEKVFGRHRAEIRLVSGAYGSIVGEDQDFAALKQRVEAFAAKDGRRPRILIAKMGQDGHDRGAKVVATAYADVGFDVDVGPLFQTPEEAARMAVENDVHVVGVSSLAAGHKTLVPQLAAALKALGAEDIAIVCGGVIPRQDYEALYASGAARIFGPGTPIVTSAGETLDAIEEKQARK; translated from the coding sequence ATGAGTGAAACCAAGCCCCGCACCACGGCCGATTGGGAAGCCGCGGTCAAGAAAGAGATCAAGAGTGAGGACCTCTCCCGGCTCGACTGGGAGACCCCGGAAGGGATCCGGGTCAAGCCGCTTTATACCCGGCGCGATACCGAGGGGATGGCGACCGCCGACACCCTCCCCGGCTTTCCCCCCTTTGTGCGCGGGCCGATGGCTTCGATGTATGCCGGTCGCCCCTGGACGGTCCGTCAATACGCCGGTTTCTCCACCGCCGAGGAATCGAATGCCTTCTACAAGCGCAACCTCGCCGCGGGCCAGCAGGGACTCTCCGTCGCCTTCGACCTGGCGACCCACCGCGGGTATGATTCGGACCATCCGCGGGTTGTCGGTGACGTCGGCAAGGCCGGGGTTGCCATCGATTCGATCCTCGATATGAAGATTCTCTTCGACTCCATCCCCCTCGACAAGGTCTCGGTCTCGATGACCATGAACGGCGCGGTGCTGCCGATCCTGGCGATGTACATCGTCGCCGCCGAGGAGCAGGGGGTCGCCCAGGACCAGCTGGCGGGGACGATCCAGAACGACATCCTCAAGGAGTTCATGGTCCGCAATACCTATATCTATCCGCCGGAACCGTCGATGCGGATCATCTCCGATATCATCGCCTACACCAGCGAGCAGATGCCGCGTTTCAATTCAATCTCCATCTCCGGCTATCATATCCAGGAGGCCGGCGCCAACAATGCCCTGGAGCTCGCCTTCACTCTCGCCGACGGCCTCGAGTATGTGCGGGCCGCGCTCGCCAGGGGCCTCGACATCGACGCCTTTGCGCCCCGCCTCTCCTTCTTCTTCGCCATCGGCATGAACTTCTTCATGGAGGCGGCCAAGCTGCGGGCCGCGCGCTACCTCTGGACCCGGCTGATCGAGCAGTTCAACCCGAAAAACCCCAAGTCGCTGATGCTGCGCACCCATTGCCAGACCTCCGGCTGGAGCCTGACCGAACAGGATCCCTACAACAACGTCATTCGTACCACCCTCGAAGCCCTGGCCGCGGTCCTCGGTGGCACCCAGTCGCTGCACACCAACGCCCTCGACGAAGCGATCGCGCTCCCCACCGATCACTCGGCGCGCATCGCCCGCAATACCCAGCTGATCATTCAGGAAGAGTCCGGGGTCACCAAGGTCGTCGACCCCCTCGGCGGTTCCTATTACGTCGAGTCGCTGACCAAGGCGCTGATCGATGAGGCGCAGAAAATCCTCGATGAAATCGAAGGCCTCGGCGGCATGACCAAGGCGATCGAGTCGGGAATGCCCAAGCTGCGCATCGAGGAGTCCGCCGCCAAGAAGCAGGCCGCCATCGATTCCGGGCGGGATGTCATTGTCGGCGTCAATAAATACCGGCTCGCCAAGGAAGATCCGATCGAAGTTCTCGACATCGACAATACCGCGGTGCGCGAGGCCCAGGTCGCCCGCCTTGCCCAGCTGCGTAAGGGGCGTGACGAGGCTGCCTGTCAAAAGGCGCTTGCTGCCATCACTGCCGCGTGTGAGAATAAGGAGGCCAACCTGCTTGGCCTTTGTATCGACGCCGCCCGCAAACGCGCCTCGGTCGGCGAAATTTCCGACGCCATGGAAAAGGTTTTTGGCCGCCACCGGGCGGAAATCAGGCTCGTATCGGGAGCATACGGATCGATTGTGGGTGAAGATCAGGATTTTGCCGCGCTGAAGCAGCGGGTCGAGGCCTTTGCCGCCAAGGATGGCCGCCGGCCGCGCATCCTCATCGCCAAGATGGGGCAGGACGGCCATGATCGCGGCGCCAAGGTGGTGGCAACCGCCTATGCTGATGTCGGCTTCGATGTCGATGTCGGCCCCCTCTTCCAGACCCCCGAAGAGGCGGCACGGATGGCGGTGGAGAATGACGTTCACGTGGTCGGCGTTTCCAGCCTGGCGGCGGGGCACAAGACCCTGGTCCCGCAGCTCGCCGCAGCCCTGAAAGCGCTGGGCGCCGAGGATATCGCCATCGTTTGCGGCGGGGTCATCCCGCGCCAGGATTACGAGGCGCTCTATGCCTCGGGGGCGGCGCGCATCTTCGGCCCGGGGACGCCGATCGTCACCTCGGCCGGGGAGACCCTCGATGCCATCGAGGAGAAACAGGCCCGCAAGTAA
- a CDS encoding 4Fe-4S binding protein, whose amino-acid sequence MKRHVSPGPLPAQLPRYLVQTGFLLFYLWLGWRFAGWVDRLAAGASPGYPRPAGVDGFLPISGLAGLRYWLQSGELFPVHPAAVLILVAALLTGLLLKRGFCSWVCPVFPLSEGLWRLGQRLFGRNFAPPFWLDLPLRSLKYLILGFFLVQIFGQMPLPQLRAFLGSGYHIIVDVRMLEFFRHPSQLLIIVLLALALLCLLVQMAWCRYLCPYGALLGLVSLLSLGKINRSEDLCSRCGLCSARCPAWLPVREKKVVRSAECYACFRCVHNCPDRGALTFRLARRQVIPSWVFALLIVGLFLATSGLGRLSNHWEGQVPEQTIMRLLQSR is encoded by the coding sequence ATGAAACGTCACGTGTCGCCCGGTCCTTTGCCGGCGCAACTACCACGCTATCTGGTACAGACCGGTTTTCTCCTCTTCTACCTCTGGCTCGGCTGGCGCTTTGCCGGCTGGGTCGATCGCCTCGCTGCCGGAGCCAGTCCCGGCTACCCGCGCCCGGCCGGGGTCGACGGCTTCCTGCCGATCAGCGGCCTCGCCGGCTTGCGCTACTGGCTGCAAAGCGGCGAACTCTTCCCGGTCCACCCGGCGGCGGTGCTGATCCTGGTCGCCGCCCTGCTGACCGGGCTGCTACTGAAGCGCGGCTTCTGCTCCTGGGTCTGCCCGGTCTTCCCCCTCTCGGAAGGTCTCTGGCGCCTTGGTCAGCGCCTCTTCGGCCGCAATTTTGCGCCCCCCTTCTGGCTCGACCTGCCGCTGCGCAGTCTTAAATACCTCATTCTCGGCTTCTTCCTGGTGCAGATCTTCGGGCAGATGCCGCTACCCCAGCTGCGTGCCTTTCTCGGTTCCGGCTATCACATCATTGTCGATGTCCGCATGCTTGAGTTCTTCCGCCATCCGTCCCAACTGCTGATCATTGTTCTCCTCGCTCTGGCTCTGCTCTGCCTGCTGGTGCAGATGGCCTGGTGCCGCTACCTCTGCCCCTACGGCGCCCTGCTCGGTCTGGTTTCCCTCCTCTCCCTCGGCAAAATCAACCGGTCGGAAGATCTCTGCAGCCGCTGCGGCCTCTGTTCGGCCCGCTGTCCGGCCTGGCTACCGGTGCGGGAGAAGAAGGTGGTCCGCTCGGCGGAGTGCTATGCCTGCTTTCGCTGCGTCCATAACTGCCCCGATCGGGGCGCGCTCACCTTTCGCCTCGCCAGGCGGCAGGTGATCCCGTCCTGGGTTTTCGCGCTTCTGATCGTCGGCCTCTTCCTCGCTACCAGCGGCCTCGGTCGTCTCTCCAACCATTGGGAGGGGCAGGTCCCGGAGCAAACGATCATGCGCCTGCTGCAATCCCGTTAA
- a CDS encoding peroxiredoxin family protein yields MMRRLVPLLMLVLVCSALPAVAVETGALAPDFSLQTLDGRTVRLSEFKGKPILLKLATTWCPTCRQQSQEILAVADDLKQYQVEVVEVFIQDSPQMVEDYLKELPYPISHVALLDDGSVYKAYSVFVIPRTILIDRDFKVRRDGNLMPASELKAALAALPTGN; encoded by the coding sequence ATGATGAGACGTTTGGTGCCACTTCTGATGCTCGTTTTGGTCTGCTCGGCCCTGCCGGCGGTTGCCGTCGAAACGGGTGCCCTCGCCCCCGATTTTTCTCTCCAGACGCTGGACGGCCGGACCGTGCGGCTTTCCGAATTCAAGGGTAAACCGATTCTGCTCAAGCTGGCGACGACCTGGTGCCCGACCTGCCGCCAGCAGTCCCAGGAAATACTCGCGGTCGCTGATGACCTCAAGCAGTACCAGGTGGAGGTGGTCGAGGTCTTCATCCAGGATTCCCCCCAGATGGTGGAAGACTACCTCAAGGAACTGCCTTACCCGATCTCCCATGTGGCGCTGCTCGACGACGGTTCGGTCTATAAGGCCTACAGTGTCTTTGTCATCCCGCGCACGATTCTCATCGACCGTGACTTCAAGGTCCGCCGCGATGGCAACCTGATGCCGGCCAGCGAGCTGAAGGCGGCCCTGGCGGCGCTGCCAACCGGCAACTAG
- a CDS encoding helix-turn-helix domain-containing protein translates to MDYNIGAKIKKLRKARKLTLQDVARETGFSPALISQIENNNVSPPIATLSKIARFFDVKMGMFFESEEEERKYEVVKRGERRVVSRVISKAGTGHGYTYEALSFRKRNKKMEPFLLTVSERASEETLYNHEGEEFLLIIKGKAEVILEDERLLLEEGDAVYFDSSLRHRLLSYDGQEVQVLAVVTR, encoded by the coding sequence ATGGACTACAACATTGGCGCCAAGATTAAAAAGTTGCGCAAGGCGCGCAAGCTGACTCTGCAGGATGTCGCGCGGGAGACCGGTTTTTCCCCGGCGCTGATTTCCCAGATCGAGAACAATAATGTCTCGCCGCCGATCGCCACCCTCTCCAAAATCGCCCGCTTTTTTGATGTCAAGATGGGGATGTTTTTCGAGAGTGAGGAAGAGGAGCGCAAATACGAAGTCGTCAAGCGCGGCGAGCGGCGGGTGGTCAGCCGGGTCATTTCCAAGGCGGGCACCGGTCACGGCTACACCTACGAGGCGCTTTCCTTCCGCAAGCGCAACAAGAAGATGGAGCCGTTTCTTCTCACCGTGTCGGAACGGGCCAGCGAAGAGACCCTCTACAACCACGAGGGGGAGGAATTTCTCCTCATTATCAAGGGAAAGGCAGAGGTTATCCTGGAAGATGAGCGGCTCCTCCTCGAAGAGGGGGATGCAGTCTATTTCGACTCCTCGCTGCGCCATCGCCTCCTCTCCTACGACGGCCAGGAAGTTCAGGTCCTGGCGGTGGTGACCCGTTAA
- the ccsB gene encoding c-type cytochrome biogenesis protein CcsB, with product MTSTMLFNLVTIGYFSAMILFLLYLVTHNKTIALLGNILAYLGFAVQTAAIGLRWYESYALLGDAGRAPLSNLYESVVFFTWTILLIYILVDLKYKQRAIGAFVVPFAFLGMTWAQLGLNDAIDPLVPALQSNWLTYHVITCFLGYAAFAVACGVSIMYLIKVGKEGGSGDAPAGGILALFPSAKVLDDINYKAIMIGFPLLSLGIITGAAWANYAWGTYWSWDPKETWSLIVWFIYAAFLHARFTRGWVGKRAAWLSVIGFAATIFCYLGVNLVLSGLHSYGGG from the coding sequence ATGACCAGTACAATGCTCTTCAATCTTGTCACCATCGGCTACTTCTCGGCGATGATTCTGTTTCTGCTCTACCTCGTCACCCACAACAAAACCATCGCCCTGCTCGGCAACATCCTCGCCTATCTCGGCTTTGCGGTGCAGACCGCGGCGATCGGGCTACGCTGGTACGAGTCCTACGCCCTGCTCGGCGACGCCGGCCGGGCACCGTTGTCAAACCTCTACGAGTCGGTGGTCTTCTTCACCTGGACCATCTTGCTGATCTACATCCTCGTCGACCTGAAGTACAAGCAGCGGGCGATCGGCGCCTTTGTCGTCCCCTTCGCCTTTCTCGGCATGACCTGGGCGCAGCTCGGCCTCAACGACGCCATCGACCCGCTGGTGCCGGCGCTGCAGAGCAACTGGCTGACCTACCACGTCATCACCTGCTTTCTCGGCTACGCCGCCTTCGCGGTCGCCTGCGGGGTGTCGATCATGTACCTGATCAAGGTCGGCAAGGAAGGGGGGAGCGGCGATGCGCCGGCCGGGGGCATCCTCGCCCTCTTCCCGAGCGCCAAGGTCCTCGACGACATCAACTACAAGGCGATCATGATCGGCTTTCCGCTCCTGTCGCTGGGGATCATCACCGGCGCAGCCTGGGCCAACTACGCCTGGGGGACCTATTGGAGCTGGGACCCGAAGGAGACCTGGAGCCTGATCGTCTGGTTCATCTACGCTGCCTTTTTGCACGCCCGCTTCACCCGCGGCTGGGTCGGCAAGCGCGCCGCCTGGCTGTCGGTGATCGGTTTTGCCGCCACCATCTTCTGCTACCTCGGCGTCAACCTCGTCCTCTCCGGCCTCCACTCCTACGGCGGCGGCTGA
- a CDS encoding M3 family oligoendopeptidase, producing MSDTQWDLGALYASATDPAWAADLARAAASAEQFRSDFRGKVAGADGDFLAAALVRYEALQRAILQPYAYAQLLFAADSRVPAHGALLARARETYATVSERTLFFELEVLQIPAERFTALLQEPAIAPYGHFLERLRVAAPYTLSEEVEQVLKRKDLSGREGFVQLFDELSASLVFPFQMPGEEGVREVTGEELLGLLYHPEGGIREAAFATFLDGHAQQKLVLNACFNNILLDHGREAELRGYPDLMTPTLLANETEPEVVARLSEVTAANYGLARDYFDLKRQLLGLDRLKNSDLYAPLSRQSRTIPFAEARELVLGAFARFSPEMAEVAGRFFTEQRIDALPRPGKGGGAFCMGVAPGTPAYVLLNYTGRPRDVATLAHELGHGVHYALAAKQNLFHYHAPLPFAETASVFGEMLLTRHLLERDGDRDTRIALLCAQLEDIIATTFRQEVLTRFELAAHRRRGEGQLSSEDLCTLWWEENAKLFGDSVEMIPSYRWGWSYISHFIHARFYCYSYVFGELLVLALYRRYQEEGAAFVPRYLDLLRAGGSAPPAELLRPFGIDLAGPGFWQQGYDLVAELLAELKGLVAGS from the coding sequence ATGAGTGATACCCAATGGGACCTTGGCGCCCTTTATGCCTCAGCGACCGACCCGGCCTGGGCGGCGGACCTGGCGCGGGCAGCCGCCAGCGCCGAGCAATTTCGAAGCGATTTCCGCGGCAAGGTCGCCGGGGCTGATGGCGATTTCTTGGCGGCGGCCCTGGTACGTTACGAAGCTCTGCAACGAGCGATTCTGCAACCCTATGCCTACGCCCAGCTCCTGTTCGCCGCCGACAGCCGGGTACCGGCGCACGGCGCCCTGTTGGCGCGGGCCCGGGAAACCTATGCGACAGTGAGCGAGCGGACCCTCTTTTTTGAGCTGGAAGTCCTGCAGATTCCCGCCGAGAGATTTACTGCCCTGCTGCAGGAGCCGGCGATTGCTCCCTACGGCCACTTCCTCGAGCGGTTGCGAGTCGCCGCCCCCTACACCCTGAGCGAGGAGGTCGAGCAGGTCCTCAAGCGCAAGGATCTCTCCGGCCGCGAAGGGTTCGTGCAGCTCTTCGACGAGCTGAGTGCCAGTCTCGTCTTCCCCTTCCAGATGCCGGGCGAAGAGGGGGTGCGGGAGGTGACCGGGGAGGAGCTCCTCGGTCTCCTCTACCATCCGGAGGGCGGAATCCGCGAGGCGGCCTTTGCCACCTTTCTCGATGGCCATGCGCAGCAGAAACTGGTCCTGAACGCCTGTTTCAACAACATTTTGCTCGATCATGGGCGCGAGGCGGAGCTGCGCGGTTATCCCGACCTGATGACGCCGACTCTGCTCGCCAATGAAACGGAGCCGGAAGTGGTGGCGCGCCTCTCCGAGGTTACCGCGGCCAATTACGGCCTCGCCCGCGACTACTTTGACCTCAAGCGGCAATTGCTCGGTCTGGACCGATTGAAGAATAGTGACCTCTACGCGCCCCTTTCCCGGCAGAGCCGGACCATCCCCTTTGCAGAGGCCAGGGAGTTGGTCCTGGGGGCCTTCGCCCGATTCTCCCCGGAGATGGCCGAGGTGGCCGGACGCTTTTTCACCGAGCAGCGCATCGATGCGCTGCCACGGCCGGGAAAGGGGGGCGGCGCCTTCTGCATGGGGGTTGCGCCGGGGACGCCCGCCTATGTTCTGCTCAACTACACTGGGCGTCCCCGGGACGTCGCCACCCTGGCCCATGAGCTCGGGCACGGCGTACATTATGCGTTGGCCGCAAAGCAGAACCTCTTTCACTACCATGCGCCCCTCCCCTTCGCCGAGACCGCCAGCGTCTTCGGAGAAATGCTGCTGACCCGCCATCTGCTCGAACGGGATGGCGATCGCGACACCCGCATCGCCCTCCTCTGCGCCCAGCTCGAGGACATCATCGCCACCACCTTCCGCCAGGAGGTTCTGACCCGCTTCGAGCTGGCCGCCCACCGGCGTCGCGGCGAGGGGCAGCTGAGCAGTGAGGATTTGTGCACCCTGTGGTGGGAGGAGAATGCCAAACTGTTCGGTGACAGCGTTGAGATGATTCCCTCCTACCGCTGGGGCTGGAGCTACATCAGCCACTTTATCCACGCCCGCTTTTACTGCTACAGCTACGTTTTTGGTGAGCTGCTGGTGCTGGCCCTGTACCGGCGTTACCAGGAGGAGGGGGCGGCTTTTGTCCCCCGTTACCTCGACCTGCTGCGGGCCGGCGGCAGCGCCCCGCCGGCGGAGCTGCTGCGCCCCTTCGGTATCGACCTTGCCGGCCCCGGCTTCTGGCAGCAGGGTTACGACCTGGTCGCAGAACTCCTGGCCGAGCTGAAGGGGCTGGTGGCCGGGAGCTGA
- the mqnB gene encoding futalosine hydrolase — protein MIALIAAVPLETDQLRRALSPCEVRSCGRLDLLRGTLDGHPVGLLHCGIGKANAAAATAVLLETVRPRAVFNLGCGGAYPGSDLGIGDLAIAREEIFGDEGVVTPEAFLDMEALGLPLLRRNGQSYFNRFPVDQELLQRAKGILETHPSGPKQRLAVGPFVTVSTCSGTSAAGQELSRRTGGICENMEGAAIALTCIRFGTPFLELRGISNLTEDRDLSRWDLRAGAAAAQQALRILLSHWYQEKDPA, from the coding sequence ATGATTGCGCTGATAGCTGCCGTCCCCCTGGAAACTGACCAGTTGCGTCGCGCACTCTCGCCCTGCGAGGTTCGCAGCTGCGGCCGCCTCGACCTGTTGCGGGGGACCCTCGATGGGCATCCGGTGGGCCTTCTGCACTGCGGCATCGGCAAGGCGAACGCAGCCGCCGCCACCGCGGTCCTGCTCGAAACCGTGCGGCCGCGGGCGGTCTTCAATCTCGGCTGCGGCGGGGCCTACCCGGGCAGTGACCTCGGGATCGGCGACCTGGCGATTGCCCGTGAAGAGATTTTCGGGGACGAAGGAGTGGTGACTCCGGAAGCGTTTCTCGACATGGAAGCCCTCGGCCTTCCCCTTTTGCGGCGCAACGGCCAGAGCTACTTTAACCGTTTTCCCGTCGACCAGGAATTGCTGCAGCGGGCAAAGGGGATTCTCGAGACTCACCCTTCAGGGCCGAAACAGCGACTGGCCGTCGGGCCCTTTGTCACCGTTTCGACCTGCTCCGGCACCTCCGCGGCAGGCCAGGAGCTCTCCCGGCGGACTGGTGGTATCTGCGAAAACATGGAGGGAGCTGCGATCGCCCTGACCTGTATCCGCTTTGGTACCCCTTTTCTTGAACTGCGCGGCATCTCCAACCTGACCGAGGACCGTGATCTGTCGCGCTGGGACCTGCGAGCCGGGGCCGCTGCTGCCCAACAGGCCCTGCGCATCCTCCTCAGCCACTGGTACCAGGAGAAGGACCCGGCATGA